Within Desulfolithobacter dissulfuricans, the genomic segment CGCAAAGAAATCGACGAGACGGCCTTTTTCGGGATCCAGGCTGCGGCCAAGGTCCTGCTGCTCATGCTTGTCCTGGTCAGCGTCGCCACCTTCTGGAAGATGGTTTCCTTCTATGTCGGTGGCCAGGAACTGGGTCGGGCCTCGGCCGATGCCCTGATGTCTGGTCCGCTGTCCACCAACTTCTGGCTCTTTGAGCTCGGCATTGGCCTGGTTGCTCCGGCCCTGCTGCTGGCCCTGACCCGGCTTCGGAGCGTGGCTGCCATGTCCACCGCCGCGCTGATGGCCCTGGTCGGCATGTTCGTCTCCCGTATGGACATGGTCATCGCCGGACAGATCGTGCCCCAGTTTGCCGGTATCGATGCCAACCTGCCGCAGTACATGAATTACTCACCTTCCGGCTACGAGTGGCTGGTGGCCTTCGCCGGCATCGGACTCACCGGCATGGCCTTCCTGATGGGCGAGCGCTACTTCGGCAAGATCTTTGCGGCAGCCAAGCATTAAGCAAACGGGAATCAACGCGAACTCGCAGGGAAGGAGGCAGGACTCCTTCCCTGTAACTCCTGCCAGAAGAGGATTGAGATGGTTGACGAAAAGAAAGCAATTTTCACCATAGGCGTGGCTGCTCAGATGCTCGATGTCCATCCCAGGACACTTCGAATCTACGAGCAGGAAGGACTGGTTAAGCCCATGCGCAAGGGAAAATGGCGCTACTATACCTTAAACGACATCAAGTGGATCGAATGCCTGCGGGAAATGATTCACGAACATGGCATATCCATCGCGGCTATCAAAAAACTGCTCCAGTATACACCCTGCTGGAACATAGCCGAGTGTTCCTTTGAAAAACGCAAGCAGTGCACCGCGTTCATGGCCAACGGCCTGGTGCCGCGCAAGATCGAGCATGCCAAACCGCGCAAGGTGGAGCGGCTCGACCGCAACGTCGCCTGACCGGGCAATCCTCTTTTACTTCCCTTCCTTCCTGCCAGGACAGCTTTCCTGGGCCCCGGCCCCGGAAAGCTGTCTTTTTTTGTTGTCCCGTTTCCAACAGCCGATTGAATGATTCGCCGGACTGCAGTATATAAGATCATCTGGTGCCTGCTGCATTACCAGGGAATCAGCCAGGCCGGCCGTGATTGCCGGGCTGGCTGCATGGTGGTTGTCGTCGTGGCCTGAGTATCCGTTTGTCGCAGGCTGATTTTTTTTAACATCACATGCCGCTCTTTCGGCCTGGAAATAAAAAATATCCCATGAAAGTACCAGTTCGCCCGTTGCTGTTCTGTGTGGCCCTCTCTCTGCTGTCCGCCGGCAGTGGTCTATCCGCCGACCCATCCCCTGCACCCGCTGTGGAACACAATGTCAAGCAGCTCATGGAAACTGACAGTTGCCCGGGCTGTGACCTGCAGGGTGCCAGGCTCAACCGGCTGGACCTGTCCGGAGCCAACCTGGAGGGTGCCAATCTCCAGGGGGCGCAGCTCTATCTCGCCAATCTCTCGGGGGCTAACCTGCGGGGCGCCAATCTCCGTGATGCCGGCCTTGGCGGTGCCGATCTTGCCGGTGCCGACCTGACCGATGCCGATCTGACCGGGGCGGTTCTTGAAGGCGCATATCTCAAGGGCGCCCGGCTGGACGAGGCGGTTGTCGATCGTCCGGCAACCGATATGCCGAAGGTGGCGAAGACAGGTGGGGATGCCGGTGGTACCAGCGTTGTCAGCAGCCAGCCGGCCAGGGAGGCATCCTTCCGGAAACCGGCTCAGCAGGCGCCCGTGCACAGGTCCGCCAGGGTGACCGAGTCTGCCCCGACGTCGGCATCTGCCGAGTCGCCACAGGCGCAGATGACCGGCAGCGGCCCGGATTCAGGGGAAATGGTGTACACTGTGGAAACTCCTGACGAGGCGGCGGTCAAGCGCCAGGAGATGGTGCGCAAACTGCTCGATACCAATCGTTGCCTGGAATGCGACCTGGCCGGGGCTGATCTTGAGGGTAAGGACCTGGAAGGCGCCGATCTGGAGCGGGCCAACCTGGCCGGGGCCAATCTTTCCGGCGCCGATCTGAGCGAGGCCATCCTCCGCGGTGCCGATTTGAGCGGGGCCAATCTCAGAAACGCCGATCTGCGTGAGGCTGATCTGTATATGGCCGATCTTCGCGGGGCTGATCTGACCGGGGCCAGACTCAAAAAGGCACTGGTGGATTCGGCCGAGTTTTCCGGTGCCATCGGCGTGAACCTGGATGGGGCGATCCAGGCGGACTGAGGGTAACTCGTCACAACCACCCCATCTTTACGCGGTCGCGTCTGCCCGCATAGAGGGTGACACCGCTACGCTGTTATAGCGGTCAGCCACGACTGCACAGCGAAGCGACCGGAGGGAGACCGCGAATCTGGGGCGCCTGAGACGAGTTACATTTTTTTCCTTGAAATGTCGGCCTAGTGCGTACCCTGTGACCAGATACGACTGAGGGTGGTGTTTCAGGCCTGTTGTTGAAATATCCTTGACAAAAAGGCGTATATTCGATATACGATAGAATTCCTTGCATAAAAATAGATATTCCGTTTGATATACGAAGGAGCTTTCCATGGCTAATCACAAGTCTGCAGAAAAAAGAAACAGACAGTCCCAGGTCCGCCGGATGCGGAACCGCATGAACAAATCCAAGATGAAGACCGTGGTCCGCAGGGTTGAAGAGGCGCTGATGGCCGGTTCTGAAGAGCAGGCCCGCGAGGCCCTGCAGAAGGCCATTCCCGTGATTCAGAAGACCGCCGTAAAGGGCTCTATCCACAAGAAGACGGCTTCCCGCAAAATTTCCCGTCTGACCCGGCGGGTCAATCGGATGCAGCCGCTTGCCTGAACCAGGCTGCGTTATCGCCTTGATTGATCATTAGGGAAAAAGCCATGGAAGACTCCTCTTCCATGGCTTTTTCTGTTTCCAGGGTTCTCTTGAGCCGCAATGTACCTGAGAATGTCCATGTATTTTCCTGACCAGGAAACCTTTGCAGGGATGATCGGTTCGTCCGGTCTCATTCCCATCTACCGCACCATAATCACCGATCTGGATACGCCTCTGACCATCTTTGCCAAGGTGGCCGGCCAGCGGCGCCATGCCTTTCTCTTCGAGTCCATGGAAGGCGGTGAGAAGTGGGGGCGGTATTCCTTTATCGGTCTGGATCCGTTGGTTGTTTTCGAAAGCACAGGGGATACGGTCACCCTGACCCGTCCGGACCGGGGCCAGGAGTGTGAAGTCCGCACAGGGTGCAATCCCCTGGCCGAACTGCGGAACCTGCTGACATCCTTTCGGCCCAGCAACGCCCCGGGATTGCCGCGTTTTTACGGTGGCGCGGTGGGCTTCCTCGGCTACGACATGGTCCGCTTCATCGAGGAGCTGCCCGATTCCCACCCCCGTCTCGATCTGCCCGATTCCTCGTTCATGGTCCCGCGGCTGGTGCTGATTCACGACAGTGTGGAACAAACTCTGACCGTGGTCTGCAACGTGGAAGCGGACGAAGCGTCCTCCCCGGAAGAACTCCATGCCCGGGGCTGTGCCCGCATCGACGAGATCATCTCGCTCATCCGTCAGCCCCTGCCCGAGTCGATCTGTGACTTCAGCCCGGCCACCACCAGACACGAGTTCACTTCCAATATGGAGCAGGCGGATTTCGAGGCCATGGTGGAGCGGGCCCGGGAGTACATCCTGGCCGGGGATATCATCCAGGTGGTACTGTCCCAGCGTTTCCACACCACCACCAGCCTGGACCCCTTTCTTCTCTATCGCTCCCTGCGGCACATCAACCCGAGCCCCTATCTCTTTTTTGTCCGCCAGGGCGACGTGGTTCTGATCGGCTCCTCTCCGGAGATCCTGGTTCGGCTGGAGGATGGCGACATCGAACTGCGGCCCATCGCCGGGACCAGGAAACGGGGCCGGACCGAGGAGGAAGACCGGGCCCTGGAAAAGGAACTGCTGGCCGATCCGAAGGAACGGGCCGAGCACCTGATGCTTGTGGATCTCGGCCGCAACGACGTGGGCCGGGTGGCCAGGTCCGGCTCGGTGACCGTGCGGGATCTCCTGGTCATCGAGCGGTACAGCCACGTGATGCATATCGTCTCCGGGGTCCACGGCGAGTTGGCCGAGGACAAAGATCAGTTCGATGTCCTGGAAGCCTGCTTCCCGGCCGGCACGGTGAGCGGCGCTCCCAAGATCCGGGCCATGGAAATCATCGACGAGCTGGAGGTGGAACGGCGCGGACCCTATGCCGGTGCGGTCGGCTATTTCGGTTTTTCGGGCAACATGGATTTCTGCATCACCATCCGCACCTTTGTCATGCACGGCCAGGACCTCTGGATCCAGGCCGGGGCCGGTATCGTGGCCGACTCCGATCCTACCAGTGAATACGAAGAGACCATCAACAAGGCCAAGGGCCTTCGCCGGGCCGTGGAACTGGCTGAAAAGGGCTGGTAGGATAGTGGGGGATCGTCCGGGCATCCCGCCGTCTGGCGCCGGTCCGGTCGGTCATGCCGGGTATCCACAGACCAAGCGCCCTGTCTCCACATCCGGTTTCCGGTCCGTGGGCAGGGAAACCATTGCGCACACAGGTAGATCACATGTCCTGTAAGATCGTTATCATCGATAACTACGATTCATTCACCTTCAATATCGTCCAGACCCTGGCTACCAGACCTCCCCACGGGGACGGCTCCTGGCAGCCACCCGAGATCCAGGTTTTTCGCAACGACAAGATCGACCTGGCGGGCATCGAGGCCCTGGGGCCCGACCGGCTGCTGATCTCCCCGGGCCCCTGTACGCCGGCCGAAGCGGGTATCTCCATCGAGGCCATCAAACATTTTGCCGGCCGGATACCGATTCTCGGCGTCTGCCTGGGACACCAGTCCATCGGCGAGGCCTTCGGTGGCCGCGTGATCCGGGCCGGCCGGGTCATGCACGGGAAAACCAGTCCGATCAGCCATGACGGGCGTGGAGTCTTCACCGGGCTGGACAACCCCTTTGACGGCATGCGCTACCACTCCCTGGTGGTGGAGGAGGAATCGCTGCCCGACTGCCTGGAGGCCACCGCTCACACCGACCAGGGCGAGCTCATGGGGATTCGTCACCGGGATTTGCCCATCGAGGGGGTGCAGTTCCATCCCGAGTCGATCATGACCGGGGTCGGTATTATCTTGCTGCACAATTTCCTCCGTCCCGATTACGAGTCTTTGCTGCGGAGCTGATCCGCAGGGAGAGGAGTGGCTCGTACCGCATCTGTCCGGCACCGGATGGAACGAAGATAAGGAACTGACAGAACAGGATACAGAGAAAGATGATCAGAGAAGCCATAGCACAGGTTGTCACCGGAAAGGATCTCGACGAACAGCAGATGGTCGAGGTCATGAACGAGATTATGGGCGGCGAGGCCACCGAGGCCCAGATCGGTGCCTTTATCACCGCTCTGCGGATGAAGGGTGAGACCATCGATGAGATCGTCGGTGCGGTCAGGGTCATGCGGGAAAAGGCCACCTTTGTTGATACCGGGATCGATACCACCACCCAGACCCTGATGGATATTGTCGGTACCGGCGGTGATGGGTCCGGCACCTTCAATGTCTCCACCACCACGGCTTTTGTGGTCGCGGCCGCCGGTATTCCGGTGGCCAAGCACGGCAACCGCGCCATTTCATCCAGCTGCGGCAGCGCGGACGTGCTCGAGGCCCTGGGGGTGGACCTGAGCATGCCGGCCGAGCGGGTGGGACAGTGCGTCCGCGAGGTGGGGATCGGTTTCCTGTTCGCTCCCATGCTGCACGGGGCCATGAAATATGCCATCGGCCCGCGGCGGGAGATCGGTATCCGGACGATTTTCAATATCCTCGGACCGATGACCAACCCGGCCGGGGCCAACGTTCAGCTCACCGGGGTCTTTGACCGCGAACTTACCGAGGTCCTGGCCCGGGTCTTGGCCCGGCTGGGCATGAAACGGACCCTGGTGGTCTGGGGCGAGGGCAACATGGACGAGATGACGGTCACCGGCACCTCTTACGTGGCCGATGCCCGTGACGGCGAGGTGACCACCTATACGGTGGAGCCCGAGGATGTGGGGCTTGACCGCCACTCCGTGGACGATATCCGCGGCGGGGCGACCGTGGAGGAATCCGCCGACCAGGTGCGCCTGGTCCTGGACGGAACCCCCGGGGCCCGGCTGGACATGGTCCTGCTGAACTCCGGGGCCGCGCTCATGGCCGCCGGGCGGGCGGATGACCTGGAGGCCGGGGTCCGGCTGGCAAGAGAGGTCATCTCCTCGGGAGCTGCCCGGGAAAAACTGGACCGACTGGTCGCCTTCTGTCAGGATCAGGTGAAACGATGATTCTTGATACCATTACCGAGAGAAAGCGGGAGGAAGTGGCCAAGCTTCGCCGCACCGGTATCCGGGGGCCGGAGAGCGAGATCGATCCGCCCCGTGGCTTCATGCGGGCCCTGGTGGAATTTGACGGGGTGGCGGTGATTGCCGAGGCCAAGAAGGCCTCGCCCTCCAAGGGGGTGATCCAGCCTGATTTTGATCCGGTACGCATTGCCCGCAACTACCAGGCCGGCGGGGCCCAGGCCATGTCGGTGCTCACCGACCGGGATTTTTTCCAGGGCGATATCAGCTATATCCCCCTGGTCCGGGAAACCGTGGACCTGCCTGTTCTGCGCAAGGAATTCATCATCGATCCCCTGCAGATCGAGGAGGCTGTCGCCTATGGCGCCGATGCGATCCTCCTCATCGCCGCCATTCTCGATGTTACCCAGCTGCGGGATTTCCGGCAGATGGCCGAAGAATACGGTATGGACGTCCTGGTGGAGGTCCATGACGAGAAGGAACTGGAGGCGGCCCTGCAAGCAGGGAGTCGGCTTGTCGGTATCAACAACCGCAATCTCAACGATTTTTCCGTGGACCTGCAGACCACCTTCCGTCTCCAGCGGTTGATCCCCGACCATATTCCCGTGGTCAGCGAGTCGGGGATTTCCACCCTCGAGGACATGATGCTCCTGCGCGAGGCAGGTATAACCGCCGCCCTGATCGGCGAGAGCCTCATGCGCAGTGCGGACCAGACCCTCCTGCGACAGTTTCTGGAGTCATCAGTCTCATGAATGCGCGAATCAGAGTGAAGATGTGCGGTATCACCCGGATTGAAGATGCCACCGCCGCGGTGGAGGCCGGGGTGGATGCCCTGGGCTTTATCTTTTTTGAGAAAAGTCCCCGGTTCATCGATCCGGAGGAGGCCCGGCTCATCATCGAAGCCCTGCCACCCTTTGTCGATGTGGTCGGCGTTTTTGTGGACAAGAAGCGTAACGAAGTCGAGGAGATCATCGATTACTGCCGCCTCAACTACGCCCAGCTCCACGGCACGGAATCACCCAAGTACTGTGAGCGGTTGGCCCGTTTTGCCGCCCCGTGCCAGATCCTCAAGGTGCTTCGGGTGGGGCCCGGCGACGGACTGAGCGTGGCCGACATCACTCCGTACAACCCGCATGTGCGCGGTTTTCTGCTCGATACCTTTCATAAATCCCAGCTGGGCGGAACCGGTAAAAGTTTTGACTGGTCCCGGATCAACCAGCTCAAGCTCCAGCGGCCCTTCATCCTCGCCGGTGGCCTGACGCTTGATAACATCGCCGCCGCCATTTCCGCTGTTCAGCCCTACGGGGTGGATATCAATTCAGGGGTGGAGGAGCGTCCGGGGTGCAAGGACCACGAACTGGTCCGCAAGATGATGCAGGCCATCCGCACACTGGAAGTAAACGCCGGAAAGTGAGCAGGGGGGCTGATGTTCCTGCCTCTTATTTGGCAACCACAAAGGCGTCCGGATAACCGTTTTGCTCCAGCAGCTTTTCTTCCTTCCTGGCCCTGGCCAGCGAGGTACCGCTGTAGAGCAGCACCCTGTACAGCCTGGTCCCCGCGGCTGGAAACTCCTGGATAACCACCCGCCATCCCTCCCCGGCAAAAAGACGGGCAATCTCCCGGGCCCGATTTTTCTGTTCAAACGACCCGATCTGAATATAGAACGTGCCGCTGTCAAACTTGCGGAGATTGGCCTTGGTGGCAGCCGCTGAGCGGGTATGGACCGTGGCCGGCGACATCTCGCCCATAGCGATGACCTCCACCCTGGCTATCCCGTTGCGCAACAGGCCGATCTCCTTTGCCGCCCGGTAGCTCAGGTCGATTATCCGGTTGCGGATGAACGGGCCCCGGTCGTTGATGCGGACCACGGTCTGTTTGCCGTTTTCCAGGTTTTTCACCAGGACGACGGTGTTCATGGGCAGGGTTTTGTGAGCGGCCGTGCGCTCATACATGTTGTACCGTTCGCCGTTGGCCGTGCTGCGGCCGTGGAATTTGCGCCCATACCAGGAGGCAATACCCACTTCCCGGTAGCCTTCGGCCGAGGGGAGAGGATAATACCTTTTGCCGTTGATCACATAGGGGCGCTGGGTAGCCTCTTGCCTGCCACCGGGGGCGGACGATCCGGAGGTCGGTGGAGGCTTCTGGCCGCAGCCGGTCAGCTGGAGGGTCACGAGCAGGATGAGGAGAGAGAGCGCTGTCTTCACCGGGAACCCTCGGCAGCAGGATTGGGGTCAAGGAGGTGGCGGAAACGATTGCGATAGAACAATCCCGCCTTACCCGTGGTATGCGGTGTATAGGGCACCAGCCCGGATCCCTTGCCCCGCACGTTGTCGAACCGGACGTCGTCCTCGTCCCGGATCCAGGAAAGACGAAGATCAAGAATTGGCCGGAATACCCGGATGACGCCATCCCGGTCCCGACCGATCACCATCTCTTCCCAGCGGCGCTGGGTAAAGCCTTTATACCATAGACCGTATCTTGGTATGCCTGTGATCCCATCGCGCATGGTGGGCTCAAGCTCCTCTTCGTCACTTTTCAGGTTGTGTTCAAGTATCTGTTCCACTTCACTGCTGGACTGCACGGTCAGCCGCTCCCATTCATCGTATTCATCCAGGTCACTGCGTAGCAGATGGGTGGTGGAATCGTTGAAGCTCCACTGGCCGTGGCAGACCTGACACGCCACCTGGCTACCGAATTCCCGGTGGGCCGGATGACTCATCTGCGGGACATCCAGTCTCGTGCCGCCATGGAGTGTGGTGAGCACCAGGGTGCCATTCTCAAATGAGAGGTTGGCGAGGCCTGTGGCGTTCTCGTCGGGCCGGTACTCATGACAGCTCCGGCAGGAGAGGGTGGTTGCCGGGTTCAGGTTCATCAACTCCGGACCACTGTGGCAGTCGAGGCAGGTCATGCCGGCCTGCTGGTGGATGTCTGGAGCAAGATCATGCTGTTCCACGCCATAGGGCCTGATAAAGGGTTCGGTGGTGGTGTAGGGCGTTCGGTATTCCCAGTTGAAATCATGCTCGAACTGGCCGTAGTAATCCGCTCCCACGTGGTTGGCGTAGTGGCAGCTCATGCACTGCTGGTCCGTGGGCCGCGGCAGCATGGCGTGGCGGATCATCTCTCCGCCGCTGTAGGCCACGTGACAGGCCCCGCAGCCGGTCCCATGCCGGGTATAGGCATACCCGTCGCCGCGGGAGTAGACGTGGCAGCGCAGACAGCGGCGGCGCAGCATGTCATCGGCCAGTTCCAGAGTGTCCTGCGGTGCCTCTGTAACAGGTATTTCCGTCAGATTATCCAGCGTGGTCTCGGCACCAAAATGGGTGCGGACCTTGTCGACAGCGTTTTTGAGCGTAAAGTGCGGGGAGGTATGGGCCGCCTGGATCTTCTCCATGTGGCAGGGTCCGCAGATTTCATCCATGAACTCCGGATGGGCCGGCCGGGCGACAAGTCCCTCATGGGCTTTTGCCTGCTCTCCTGAGCCATCCCGGCCCCTGTGGCAGGTCACGCATTCCAGTCCTTCATGAGCCCCGAGGGAGGCCTTGGGGTGACATCCCCGGCAGCCGGCGGGCTCTTCCTGGACCACAGGCGGCTTTTTCGGAGCATCAGGCCGCGGCGCCTCTCCCTTTTCTTCCCGACAGCCGCAGACGATGGCGGCCACGGCCATAAGAATGATGAATTTTCCCCTCATAATCTTGACACTCTACCATAAAACTGCTACATCAATAAACCTCAAATTCCGGCCCATCCAGGGCAGAAACCAGTACGCCGATATAGCTCAGTTTGGTAGAGCAACTGATTCGTAATCAGTAGGTCACCGGTTCAAGTCCGGTTATCGGCTCCAGTAAAATCAAGCACTTAGCGTTTAATCGTTAAGTGCTTTTTTGTTTTTATTGCCTCGGTTCTATGTCAGTTCTATGGCTGAGTAAAATCCGTTTTCTTTCGCATAGAGCTATATTCTTCACAAAATCTCTGCTGCTCCTCTGTAGCAATCTGCAGTGTCTGCTTTTTCAAAAATTGTCATGATTGAACGTTATGTTTATGGTTGATTACATTTCTGTAATTTTTGCTTGACATTATTTTACTGACAACATATATTTTGATAAAATGATTGAAAAAATTAATTTCTATCAATAGAAAAGGTAAATCATGACCATAAATCGAGATGAATTGTTGAAGGATGCTTATGCAAATATTGCAGTTTCGTTGCCATTGAGCCAAATTGCAAGGTTGCATAATTGTACGCCTCAGTATGTTAGCCAAGTCTGTAAAGGATATGGACTTTCGGTTGATAGGAAAAAAGGTATATTGACCGCTCCATTGTCCACAATAAAAAAAGTATTCCCGGTGAGGTAATAAAAATGAAAACACAAGAATCAGCAGTCACTTTTCAGGATTCCATAATACAAGACCATGATGAACGGCTTAAAGCAGTTATTATTGATGCATGTGAGGAAAAGGGTATTCCTGATGGTATCAGGAATGAAATTGTTGAAAATGGGCTTCATCGTTTTGTGATTGATAGTGATAATAATGTTAGGTCAATTTCAGTTTGGAATAACCTTGATGAATATGTCAGTAACTATAAAAAAGAATCTTTGGATAAAGGAAAGAAAGGGAAGAAATCTGCTATTGAACTTGCAAATGAACGGGAAGCAAAAAAGCAAGAGTTGTTTGATTTGCTTTGTTATTACGCTAAATGTGGAGACATGAAAAATTACCGTGCATGTAGAGCGGAGTATGCCAAACTGTAAGAATGACAATTGCAATAACAATGGCAAAGAAGAACACCAGAAAGCTGATAGGAAACAATGTTATCCCTTTAGATATTTGTCTTAAAAACAAAAGGTTGCTTGGAGGATGCAATGAAAAGACTAATAAAAAAAGAATAGTACAAAAAAACTATCAAAGCAATCATAAGAGGTAATTAGGATGAATAAGTTACCTTTCTGTAAATGTGGTTGTGGCAAGAGAGTTACTAAAGATGGTAATAAATTTATTCTTGGCCACAACAATAAAAAAGGCAATAAAGATTCATCGTCTAAAAACACCCATAGCAGATTTCAAGCAGGTAATAAGCATGGAAAAGGAAGACCTTGCGGAAGTAAAAATAAAGTGACGATTGCAGCCGAAAATCTTTTTGAAGAAGAGTCTGGAGCTATTGCAAGACAGGCTATTGAAATGGCACTAAATGGTCATCCTCAAATGATCAAGATGATCATGGAGAGAGTTGTACCGATCAAAAAATCCTCTCCTGTCAAACTTGAAGGAATGCCCATTGTTGATACTGTCAAAGCAGCAGGAGAAGCGGCAGAATTTATTCTTCAATCAATAGCCTCTGGGAAAATATCACCTCTTGATGGAGAGATATTATCAAGAGTATTGGACAAGAGGTTACATGCTTTGCAGATAACAGAAATTGAAAGAGAACTGAAGGCACTGAAAGAAAAACTTGCTGTATAAGAAAATGTGAACCCCTTTCCTCAGAATGATGGGGCGTGTCCCTTTCTTGTTGTTGATTTTTTCAATATTTAACAGCAACAAGTTTTACAGATACAATCGTATCACTGCCTATATGAAGTTTCATTTTCACGCTATATATGACGTTTTTAGACAAGCAAGATACATATTTTTCAGTCACACAGTTTATTGATTATGAACGTCAGTTATAAATTACTGTTCAAGAATCGGAAGTACATTCCAGCGAAATATTATTGGAGATTGACAGTGTCAACCGGAGTTAATGCATTACAGAGTGTCCTTGACAGAGTAAAGAAAAAGGCACCACTACAGGAAAGGAAAATATCCGTGGTGTATAGGAATGAAGATGGAACAGTAGATTATCCAGAGAATTGCAATGAAGGGGTAATCATTGTGCCCCGTCCTATGACAGAGGCACAATGGGAATTGCAAAATGCTGTTGATATTCAGAAGGGAAGATCGTCTCTGGCTTGATCTTCAACAAATTCTTCAAGCCAGAAGTAATACTCATCCGAGGGATTGACATCTTCTTGTTTATCCGTCCAGATCAAACAGGCAATCTTGTACAGAATCACATCCAAGAATAGACTCATTGTTCATCTCCAACGTATTTAACCAGTTAATTTTAACACAACTTAATTATTGCAAAGTAGGTGAGAGGAGTCAATAGGAACAAGAAGTGCTGCATAGTGGTACCTCGGCGGAACTTTTTTAATTTAAATCAATCGGGAAATTTAATTCTTGAATGATCAACATGCCCTCTTGTTCAGAAAAGCGAAGCAAGCAGTCTATCAAAAACAAGCAGCCGCTCGGCTGCGCGGTTTTTGTGTGTTATGCTTCTGAATACTCTTATGAACAAAGTGAATAAAAGATAATATGAAATATTGTCTGTGAGTATGCTAAGAAGCATAGCACTACTATAGTGCACAAATTTTGTGACAACTTTTGCATGTTTTGTGCACAAAAACTGTGCAAACTTTGCAGTGGGACGATTAAAAATCAAGTACTTACGCTTATTTCATGATACGCACACTTGATACTTCTTCTTTCGTTTGTTGCTCAGTGATGAAAGTAGCTTGATAAATTTCTTCATTTCAAGCCTCTTTATGCATGAACCAACTGTATTCCTGTGCATACCTAATTCTCTTTCTAAACTTTCTGCTGACCAGCCACATATACTGATACCGCCAAGTTCAGGTGTCTTTTTTGCTCTTGCCATAAATGCCAGCAGTACTTTTAGTTCATTGCCAGACAACTTGCCTTTGTCAAATATTAGGTCCATTGGTAAATTGTGCAAATAGGATATTGTAGCGTCCTGGTTGACACACTGATACAGTTCATAAATCCGATTCTCCTCAAATTTATAAAAGACTTTTAACCACTCCTCGTTCCCGTAAATCCTTCTGAACCATTTCTCGAATTTTTCATAACAGTACTTAAAGTCGGCTCCCATTTCACGCACGGAAATGTTAAGCGGCGGGAAGAATCTTGTCTTCTCTGAATCATCCACGTACTCAACAGTCAATTCCCCAAAGGCTTTGACAACCTTGATTACGTCGCGGGCCTGTGCGCTGAATTTGAATTTGATCTTCTGTGGGTGTTTTGGATCGTTAAGCCTCTTGACGTAGGCTGCCATTTTGCCGCTTACTCTAACTGATGTTTTGTCGTTCATCTCCCTGCCCTCTCTGTTGGCAATGTCTCTGAAAAAAATGAGCGGGCAGAGAGCCAGAGAGTTACTCCTTTTCGTCCCGTCGAACTATCCCGCTCAAGCTGTTTTCACTTATTTTCCAGCCACTGCTGTAAATCGCTCCGCAGATAAACAATCTTCCTCCCGATTGTCTTGTAAGGAGGGCCGCTCCCGTCACTTCTCATTTTTCGCATCATAGATTCTGAGATTCCCAGATACCGCCCGGCGTCAGATCCGTTCAAAGCGATCGGCTGGAGTTTACGGCGTACTTTCCTTATTCTTGGTTTTCGTGTCTTCATGGTTCTCCTCATCAGTTTAGAATTGAAATAAATATTTCATCTGTACGAAATACTAAGATGCAGAACTAAAATTGTCAACGTAAAAAATCATG encodes:
- a CDS encoding phosphoribosylanthranilate isomerase; this translates as MNARIRVKMCGITRIEDATAAVEAGVDALGFIFFEKSPRFIDPEEARLIIEALPPFVDVVGVFVDKKRNEVEEIIDYCRLNYAQLHGTESPKYCERLARFAAPCQILKVLRVGPGDGLSVADITPYNPHVRGFLLDTFHKSQLGGTGKSFDWSRINQLKLQRPFILAGGLTLDNIAAAISAVQPYGVDINSGVEERPGCKDHELVRKMMQAIRTLEVNAGK
- a CDS encoding septal ring lytic transglycosylase RlpA family protein, coding for MKTALSLLILLVTLQLTGCGQKPPPTSGSSAPGGRQEATQRPYVINGKRYYPLPSAEGYREVGIASWYGRKFHGRSTANGERYNMYERTAAHKTLPMNTVVLVKNLENGKQTVVRINDRGPFIRNRIIDLSYRAAKEIGLLRNGIARVEVIAMGEMSPATVHTRSAAATKANLRKFDSGTFYIQIGSFEQKNRAREIARLFAGEGWRVVIQEFPAAGTRLYRVLLYSGTSLARARKEEKLLEQNGYPDAFVVAK
- a CDS encoding helix-turn-helix domain-containing protein, with the translated sequence MRRTMKTRKPRIRKVRRKLQPIALNGSDAGRYLGISESMMRKMRSDGSGPPYKTIGRKIVYLRSDLQQWLENK
- a CDS encoding cytochrome c3 family protein; amino-acid sequence: MRGKFIILMAVAAIVCGCREEKGEAPRPDAPKKPPVVQEEPAGCRGCHPKASLGAHEGLECVTCHRGRDGSGEQAKAHEGLVARPAHPEFMDEICGPCHMEKIQAAHTSPHFTLKNAVDKVRTHFGAETTLDNLTEIPVTEAPQDTLELADDMLRRRCLRCHVYSRGDGYAYTRHGTGCGACHVAYSGGEMIRHAMLPRPTDQQCMSCHYANHVGADYYGQFEHDFNWEYRTPYTTTEPFIRPYGVEQHDLAPDIHQQAGMTCLDCHSGPELMNLNPATTLSCRSCHEYRPDENATGLANLSFENGTLVLTTLHGGTRLDVPQMSHPAHREFGSQVACQVCHGQWSFNDSTTHLLRSDLDEYDEWERLTVQSSSEVEQILEHNLKSDEEELEPTMRDGITGIPRYGLWYKGFTQRRWEEMVIGRDRDGVIRVFRPILDLRLSWIRDEDDVRFDNVRGKGSGLVPYTPHTTGKAGLFYRNRFRHLLDPNPAAEGSR
- the trpC gene encoding indole-3-glycerol phosphate synthase TrpC, with translation MILDTITERKREEVAKLRRTGIRGPESEIDPPRGFMRALVEFDGVAVIAEAKKASPSKGVIQPDFDPVRIARNYQAGGAQAMSVLTDRDFFQGDISYIPLVRETVDLPVLRKEFIIDPLQIEEAVAYGADAILLIAAILDVTQLRDFRQMAEEYGMDVLVEVHDEKELEAALQAGSRLVGINNRNLNDFSVDLQTTFRLQRLIPDHIPVVSESGISTLEDMMLLREAGITAALIGESLMRSADQTLLRQFLESSVS